One Bosea sp. 124 genomic window, AAACGGAGACCCGCATGAGCCATCTGCTTCACCGCAGCGTGAACGGCACCTACCCCGTCGCCGTCGGCGGCAAGGGTGTCACCCTGATCGATGCCGACGGCAGGAGCTATATCGACGCCAGCGGCGGGGCCGCCGTGTCCTGCCTCGGCCATGGCCATCCCGACATCATCGCGGCGATGCATGCCCAGATCGACAAGCTGGCCTATGCCCATACCAGCTTCTTCACCTCGGCCCCGGCCGAGGAACTGGCCGACCACCTCATCGCCCGGGCGCCGAAGGGGCTGAGCAACGTCTTCGTCTGCAGCAGCGGCTCGGAGGCGATCGAGGCCTGCCTGAAGCTGGCGCGACATTACTTCGTCGAGACGGGCCGGGCCCGCCGGACCAACTTCATCTCGCGCCGCCAGAGCTATCACGGCATCACGGTCGGGGCGCTCTCGGTCGGAGGGCGGATGAAAGACCGCGCGCCGTTCAAGGAGATGCTGCTCGACGGCCACCATATCGCGCCCTGCTACGGCTATCGCGGCCAGCACGCGGACGAGACGCCAGAAGCCTACGGGCTGCGCATGGCCGGCGAGCTGGAGGCCAAGATCCTCGAACTCGGGCCGGACACCGTGGCTGCCTTCGTCGCCGAGACGATCGTCGGCGCGACGCTGGGTGCCGTGCCGCCCGCGCCCGGCTATTTTCGGCGCATCCGCGAGATCTGCGACCGCCATGGCGTGCTGCTGATCCTCGACGAGGTGATGTGCGGCATGGGCCGGACCGGCAGCCTGCATGCGTGCGAGCAGGAAGGCATCGCGCCCGACCTGATGGCCATCGCCAAGGGGCTGGGTGCCGGCTATGCGCCGATCGGTGCCATGCTGGTCTCAGGCCGGATCGTCGAGGCGATACGGCAGGGCTCGGGCGCCTTTCCGCACAGCCAGACCTATAACGGCCACCCGCTGGCCTGCGCCACGGCGCTCGCCGTGCAAAAGGTGATCGAGCGCGACGATCTCCTCGCCAATGTGCGTCTACAGGGCGGCCATCTCGAACGCCGGCTGAAGGAGCGCTTCGGCAACCACCACCATGTCGGCGACGTGCGCGGGCGCGGCCATTTCTGGGGCATCGAACTTGTCGCCGACCGCGCCTCGAAGACGCCGTTCGACGCCAGCCTGAAGCTCAACGCCAGGGTCAAGCAGTCGGCGATGGCGCGCGGGCTGCTGGTCTATCCGATGGGCGGAACGGCAGACGGCGTCTCCGGCGACCATGTGCTGCTGGCACCCCCCTTCATCGCCGACGCTGCGGTGATGGACACGATCGTCGAACGGCTCGGAGAAGCCGTCGATGCCGCGATCGCGGATGCGCGCTAGCGCGCCGCGAAATCTCTCAAAATCAAAAACAGGGGACTATCCATGACATCGAAACATTGGCT contains:
- a CDS encoding aspartate aminotransferase family protein; its protein translation is MSHLLHRSVNGTYPVAVGGKGVTLIDADGRSYIDASGGAAVSCLGHGHPDIIAAMHAQIDKLAYAHTSFFTSAPAEELADHLIARAPKGLSNVFVCSSGSEAIEACLKLARHYFVETGRARRTNFISRRQSYHGITVGALSVGGRMKDRAPFKEMLLDGHHIAPCYGYRGQHADETPEAYGLRMAGELEAKILELGPDTVAAFVAETIVGATLGAVPPAPGYFRRIREICDRHGVLLILDEVMCGMGRTGSLHACEQEGIAPDLMAIAKGLGAGYAPIGAMLVSGRIVEAIRQGSGAFPHSQTYNGHPLACATALAVQKVIERDDLLANVRLQGGHLERRLKERFGNHHHVGDVRGRGHFWGIELVADRASKTPFDASLKLNARVKQSAMARGLLVYPMGGTADGVSGDHVLLAPPFIADAAVMDTIVERLGEAVDAAIADAR